GAAGCTTTTGTCGATGCAGCGGCGCAGGGCTTCCTGCCACCACAGGGGATCGACTTCCGCATCGCAGGTCACAAAGCCGAGCATGGTGGCCATGTCCGGGGAAATCATGCCTGCTCCTTTACACATGCCGAGTATGCGCACGGGCTTGCCGTCACAGATGATTTCACCCCAGGCCAGTTTAGGAAATTTGTCCGTGGTCATGATCGCTTTGGCGGCCTTGACCGGGTCATTGTCGGACAGTGCTTTTTTCAGCCTGGGTGCTGCTTCGCGCCATCTGTCCATATTGAAACGGGGGCCGATGACTCCGGTGGATGCGGGCAGCAGGTCCCGGTCACTGATGGAAAGATATTTGGCTGCCAGTACAAGGCTTTCCCTGCAGTCTTCAATTCCTTCAGCCCCGGTGCAGGCATTGGCCAGCCCGGCATTGATAATGGCTCCGCGCACAATTTGTGATTCAGCCAGAATCTCTTTACCCACGGTCACCGGAGCGGCCTGAAATTTATTTTTTGTGAAAACGGCTGCGCCCACAGCGGGGACATCACTGATTATCAGGGCCAGATCATTGCGGCCGCTGTATTTGAATCCGGCTTCAAGAGCTGCGAATTTATATCCTTGGGGGATTTGAAGCATGGTCTTTCATCCTATGGTCTTTCCTACTCCTATAATAACAAGCCTTAGTGTAAAGCTGTTACTCCGTAGGAAAAAACTGTGCAAGGTAAAATAACTGTTTAAAACAAAAGTTGTTGTGTTTCGTATAAAAAAACGGGTCTGTTCGACAAGAACAGACCCGTTTTTATGATCTTGGTGTGACCGTATTAGTTCAGGAGGTCCTTGCGAATGTAGTCAACTTTCGCTTTGGATCGCAGTTCGGTAAGGAAGGAATTGAAGACTTCATTGCTGCGCTGCTGGAAAATGGCATTCATGAACATGTCCTTCTGAGCGGTCCAGGCTTCCTCCTTGGGAGGAATGCGTTCATCCACACGGGCAACGATGAAGCCGCCCGGGAATTCAAATGCTTCAGAGAGCCATTTGTCCTTGGGGGCAGCAAAAGCAGCCTGAGCCAGTCTGGGGTTCATGCCCAGACCGGGGACAAAACCGTCACGTCCGAAGGGTTCGGAAGTTTTGAGGTCTTTCTTGATGGACTTCAGGATTTTGGCCTCAGAGTCTTTTGCCTGCAGCTGTCCCATGAGGACAGTCGCCTTGGCTTTAGCCAGCTCAATGGCGTGTTTCTGGGTCAGGAAGTTTTTGATGTCTTCCTTAACATCTTTGAGCGGACTTAGGGACGGAGGGATATCTTCTTCTTTTTCAACGAGGAGATAGCCGCCGTCAATTGCTACAGGCATTTCTGTGGAGCTGTCTTTGGGCAGACCGATGATGGTCTGAGCTGCACTTTCAGTCATGCCGAAAGCCTGAGACAGGTTCTGGACAGTAGCCTGATCGCTTTTCTTGGAACCTATGCCCAGTTCTTCTGAAACTTTGTCCAGCTTCATGCCGGAGGCAAGCAGGTCAATGGCATGGTCGAGTTTATCGCTGATGGAATCAGCTGCCTTTTCCTGAGCAATGATGGTGCTGATTTCATCCTTGACCTGATCCAGTTCTTTCTGGCCGGCTTTACGAATGTCTTCAACCTTGATCAGGTGCCAGCCGAAACGGGTACGTACGGGCTTGCTGACTTCACCCTTTTTGAGAGCAAAAGCTGCATCTTCAAAAGGTTTAACCATGGCTCCTTTTCCGAACCAGCCCAGCTCTCCGCCTTTGGAGCTGCTGGGGCCTTCAGAGTATTTTTCAGCCAGTTTGCCGAAATCCTGACCGGACTTGGCTTTGGCGAGAACTTTTTTGATTTTCTTTTCAGCTGCCGCAACGTCCTTGTCGGATCCGTTTTCATCCACTGCGATGAGGATGTGACGGGCTTTGACCTGCTCATCCTGCTGGAAAGAATCTTTGTTTGCTTCGTAGTAAGCCTTGACTTCGTCGGGAGTCACTGTCTCGTTGATAGAGAGTTCTTCCGGGGTGAAAGCAATGTATTTGACTACGGAGCGGGCAGGAATAGTAAACTTATCAGGATTGCTTTTGTAGAAACTTTCAATGCTCTTATCACTGATCTTTACATGCTTCACCAGGTCCGCGCTGGGAATATAGTAGTAGTCGATCTGGACTTTTTCAGAAGCGGTGTTGAAAAGCTCACGAGCTTCGGCTTCAGAGGGCTTGACCGGCAGGGTTACGTACTGCTGAAGCTTGCGGATCAAGGCACTGTTGCGCATGTTATTTTCAAAAGTAGCGGCAGACATGGATCTGCTCTGCAGGAAAGCCTGATAAAGATTCATATCAAACTTACCTTCCGCACCGCTGAAAGCGGGAATCTGTCTGATGCTGTAGGAAAGCTCATTGTTGGAAACAGAGAGCCCCAGCTTCCGTGCTTCAGCTTCAAGAAGCTTTTTGCTGACCATCTGCTCAAGCACTGCTTTTTTGAATTCAGGCGACTGAAGCTGGTCGGAGTCAATGTTGGGATTCTGGGCCCGCATAGCTTCGGCTGTTTCGCGGTAAACCTGCATGAATTCCTGAGTGGGAACCGGCTCGTCGTTGACATAAGCGATAACCGGATCAGTGTTGCCGTCGAATCCGCCTGTGCTGAAGGCAAGTACAAAAACAGCGGCGATGATGAAGAGCATAAGTTTAATCAACCAGCTCTGGGAATTTTGGCGCAGAATGTCCATCATGGCTTCTTCATTCTCCGTTTGCAGCAGATGCTGCTTTCTAATGTTAATTCTATTTACAACAGGCAGGAAGGGCGCAGCTGCGTCCTTCCTGCCATACTCATTTACAATTGTTTGCCTACGTAGTTCAGCAGGCCGCCGGCTTTAATAATATCCAGCTCTTTTGCCGAAAGGTCGTTTTTGACTTTGATTTCAGCACCGTCAGCCATGGCAACGGATTCGCCGCCGGGGGTGATGCTGGTGGTATCAATAGTCAATTTACTACCTTCAGACAATCTGTCGTAATCGCTCTTTTCAGAGAGTACAAGGGGTAGAATGCCAAAATTGATAAGATTTGCCCGGTGAATGCGGGCAAGAGACTTGGTAATAACGGCAACAACGCCCAGATGACGGGGGCCGAGAGCTGCATGCTCGCGGCTGGAACCCTGTCCGTAGTTTTCTCCACCGAGGATGATTCCGCTTTCGGCGGCTTTCATACGGCCTACAAAACCTTCATCAACCCGGCTGAAGATATATTCGCTGATGGCCGGGATGTTGGAACGCAGAGCTGTGATCTGTGCGCCCGCAGGCAGTATGTGGTCGGTGGTGATATCATCTTCCACTTTGAGGCGGATTTCTGAGGAAACCTCATCCGGCAGGGCGGAGAAAGTTTCAAGGGGAACAATGTTCGGCCCGCGCAC
This sequence is a window from Desulfovibrio sp. JC010. Protein-coding genes within it:
- a CDS encoding SurA N-terminal domain-containing protein produces the protein MMDILRQNSQSWLIKLMLFIIAAVFVLAFSTGGFDGNTDPVIAYVNDEPVPTQEFMQVYRETAEAMRAQNPNIDSDQLQSPEFKKAVLEQMVSKKLLEAEARKLGLSVSNNELSYSIRQIPAFSGAEGKFDMNLYQAFLQSRSMSAATFENNMRNSALIRKLQQYVTLPVKPSEAEARELFNTASEKVQIDYYYIPSADLVKHVKISDKSIESFYKSNPDKFTIPARSVVKYIAFTPEELSINETVTPDEVKAYYEANKDSFQQDEQVKARHILIAVDENGSDKDVAAAEKKIKKVLAKAKSGQDFGKLAEKYSEGPSSSKGGELGWFGKGAMVKPFEDAAFALKKGEVSKPVRTRFGWHLIKVEDIRKAGQKELDQVKDEISTIIAQEKAADSISDKLDHAIDLLASGMKLDKVSEELGIGSKKSDQATVQNLSQAFGMTESAAQTIIGLPKDSSTEMPVAIDGGYLLVEKEEDIPPSLSPLKDVKEDIKNFLTQKHAIELAKAKATVLMGQLQAKDSEAKILKSIKKDLKTSEPFGRDGFVPGLGMNPRLAQAAFAAPKDKWLSEAFEFPGGFIVARVDERIPPKEEAWTAQKDMFMNAIFQQRSNEVFNSFLTELRSKAKVDYIRKDLLN
- the argJ gene encoding bifunctional glutamate N-acetyltransferase/amino-acid acetyltransferase ArgJ; amino-acid sequence: MLQIPQGYKFAALEAGFKYSGRNDLALIISDVPAVGAAVFTKNKFQAAPVTVGKEILAESQIVRGAIINAGLANACTGAEGIEDCRESLVLAAKYLSISDRDLLPASTGVIGPRFNMDRWREAAPRLKKALSDNDPVKAAKAIMTTDKFPKLAWGEIICDGKPVRILGMCKGAGMISPDMATMLGFVTCDAEVDPLWWQEALRRCIDKSFNCVTVDGDTSTNDTVMAFANGASGVKADNDHIKDAIEALLLDICQQLSYMIVQDAEGGTKVMHINVTGAASDEDAQLIVRAVGNSPLVKTALFGEDPNWGRIVAAAGRSGAEFDPEKLTLSFGKIVVFEKGKPVEGDMDALLEPIMRKQDVQVNITLGDGKGSSLLQASDLTREYISINADYRS